ACCACCGTGCTGATCATCGTCGTGAACCTCCTGGGAGGAGGTCAACGCAAAGTGGATACCAATCCGGAAACAGAGCCCAACAGACTGAATTCACTCGATTTCGGGACAGGCTCAGGTAGAACCCTGAGGTCCCCGCATGGTTTCTTACCAGCCGGATTGGCGAGCGACTAACCAGGGGGACCGGCGGCCCGGCGGCGGGCTCTAGCCCCGGCGGGTGATCACGTCGCGGCGTGTGATCACGACGATCCGCCCGCCGTCGCTGACGAACGCGCTCAGGGTCCAGCTGACGACGCTCACCAGCAGGGAGCCGAAGAGCGCCGCCCAGAAGCCGTGGACCTCGAAGCCTCGCACCAGCTGGGCGGTGAGCCAGAGACAGAAGGCGTTGAGCACGAAGAGGAAGAGCCCGAGCGTGACGAGCGTCACGGGCAGGGTGAGCAGGATCAGGATCGGCCGGACGACCGCGTTGATCAGGCCGAGGACGAGGCCCGCGCCCAGCGCGGCGAGCACGCCATTGACGGTGATGCCCGGCACGATCTGGGCGACGAGGTAGATCGCGAACCCGTTGACGAGCACCCGGATGAGGAACCCCACGGCACCCTCCTTCTCGGATAGTATCCTCTGCGAGTGCGCGTCCTCGAGCTCCTCTATTTCATGGTGCCCGCCTACGTCGCGAACATGGCGCCTCCCTTCGTCCGGTACTGGAAGGGCTGGAACCGGCCGATCAGCCCGCGCTGGCTCGGGAGCCACAAGACGGTGGTCGGCTTCGTGGCGGGAGTCTTCGCCGCCGTCCTCGTCGCGTTCCTCCAGTCGCGCCTCGGCTGGGGCGGCACGATCGCCGACTACGGCGGCTGGCTCGACCTCGGCGTGCGCATGGGCACGGGCGCGATGCTGGGCGACACCGTGAAGAGCTTCTTCAAGCGCCGGCGCGGCGTCGCGCCGGGCGGGACCTGGATCCCGTTCGATCAGCTCGACTTCGTCGTGGGCGCGCTGCTCTTCGTCTGGCCCCGCGCGGCGCTCGCGTGGACCGACGTGGTGATCGTGCTCGCGCTGAGCTTCGCCGGCCACATCCTGGTGAACCACATCGGCTACTGGCTGGGCGTCCGCGACGCGAAGTGGTAGGCGGGCGACCCGACGGCGCGAGCGCGCTGATATGATCGACCGCGTGGACGCGGCCGTGGCGCGGGCGCTCGGCACCGCGAAGCGGATGTACCTCACGACGTACGCGGCGTCTGGCCGCTCGGGCACCGTGCCGACCTGGTTCATGGTCAAGGACGGCGTCCTCTACTTCACGACGCTCCGCGCGAGCCTCAAGTCGCGCCGGATCCGGGGGACCGGGCGCGTACGCGTCGCCCTCGGCGCGCCGGACGGCCCCGCGTTCGACGGGTTCGCCGAGTGGGTGGACGACCGTCCCGACCTCGAGCGCTTGGTGCTGGCCGCGTACCGGCGCAAGTACCCGATCGTCGTCCCGCTCTTTATGGGCCGCCTGATCGCGAAGCGGCTCGCGACGAAGGCATCGGTCCTCGTCAGGATCACGCCGGCCTGAGACGAGCCATGCGGTGCCGTCGCGTCGCCCCGGGCCTGGCCGTCCTCGCCGTCCTCCTCGCGGGCTGCGCCACGGCCTACACCGAGGGCGTCGCCGCCGCGCGCCAGGGTCGCTACGTCGAGGCGTCCACGCGCTTCGAGGAAGCACTGGCCCAGCGGCCCGACCGGCTGGACGCGCTGATCGGCCTCGGCGTCGCCCGGTACAAGCTCGGCGCGTACGACGAGGCGATCGCGACGCTCGACCGCGCGCGGGAGCGCGCGCCCGGCGACGCCGGCGTGCGGCTCTACCTCGGGCTCGCCCACCTGCGGCGGGGCGACCTCGGGCCCGCGGACGAGCACCTCACGGCGTACGCGAACGCCGCGCGTGGCCGCCGGAGCGCGGCGCGGGCGGAGGAGGCGCTCCGGCTGCTGCGCGGCGACCCGGCGGTGACGGAGGCGATGCGGACGTTCGTCGCGGCGAGCCTCGAGGACGAGGCCGAGCTCGAGCGCGAGGCGGAGGACGCGCGACGCGCTCTCGAGCGCGCGCCGACGCGGTACCCGATCTCCACGACACCCCTGTGCACGGTCCGGTCCGGGAGGCTCTACTGCTTCTAGCGGCGCGTCCAGTTTTCGGACGCCGGCGGCGCGCCGACGGGAGTACGATGCTCCGCATGGTGAGCGTGTGAGCCGGGGCGGGCACTACGGCTTCGAGCGCCGGCGGCGGGCCGACCTCCAGAAGGCCAAGCAGGAGGCCAAGCGCCAGCGCAAGACCGACCGCGAGGCGACCGGCGCCTCCGGCCCCGACATCGGCGAGGCGCAGGACACGGGCGCTCAGCCGGGTGTCTGGGAGTGGTTCTCGCCGAGCCGCGGCCGGACCGTCACGTCGCCGGCCGGCGTGCGTCCCGAGTCCACGCCGCCCGACGATTGGACGCTCCTGACCGACGTCGAGCCGGGCGCGACGCCGCAGTAGCGCCGCGCGCCGCCGCGCCTACGAGGCCTTGAAGGCGATCTTGTTGTGCGTCCCGTCGCAGAACGGCTTGTTGCTCGAGCCGCCGCAGCGGCAGAGCGCGATCGTCGGCCTGCCGCCCGTGTCGAGCTTCTTGCCGGAGGCGTCGTACACCTCGACCTCGCCCTCGACCACGTTCGGACCGTTGGGACGCACGGTGATCTTGACGGGCATGGACTCGCTCCTCCTCGGGGTTGACCAGCGCCCCCACCATATCACGCGGGATACACTGGGCGCGTGAGAGAGCCCGGCGCGATCCTGCTCGTCGCCTGCTACGAGCTCGGCCACCAGCCGCTCGCCGTCGCGTGGCCGGCGGCGTTCCTCGAGCGCGCCGGGTACGCGCCCGCGGTCCTGGACCTCTCCGTCGAGCCCTTCGACGCTGAGCGGGTCGCGCGCGCGCGGCTCGTCGCGATCTCGGTGCCGATGCACACGGCGCTGCGCCTGGGCGCCGGGGTCGCCGCGCGCGTGCGGGCGGCGAACCCCCGCTGCCACGTCGCCTTCTACGGGCTCTACGCGAGCCTCAACGCGGGCCACCTCCTCGCCCACGGCGCCGACTCGGTGCTCTCGGGCGAGGTCGAGAGCGCCCTCGTGGACCTCGCGGGGCGGCTCGAGCGCGAGCCGCGCGCGACCGCCCGGCCCCGACCCATCCTCGCGAAGCTCGACTTCCCCGTGCCGAGCCGCGCGGGGCTCCCCGCGCTCAAGCGCTACGCGCACGTCGAGAAGGGCGGCCGCCTCGAGCTGGCGGGCTACGTGGAAGCGAGCCGCGGCTGCAAGCACCTCTGCCGCCACTGCCCGATCCCCCCCGTCTACGGCGGGCGCTTCTTCGTCGTGCCGGAGGCGGTCG
This genomic window from Candidatus Methylomirabilota bacterium contains:
- a CDS encoding phage holin family protein; this encodes MGFLIRVLVNGFAIYLVAQIVPGITVNGVLAALGAGLVLGLINAVVRPILILLTLPVTLVTLGLFLFVLNAFCLWLTAQLVRGFEVHGFWAALFGSLLVSVVSWTLSAFVSDGGRIVVITRRDVITRRG
- a CDS encoding CDP-archaeol synthase — its product is MRVLELLYFMVPAYVANMAPPFVRYWKGWNRPISPRWLGSHKTVVGFVAGVFAAVLVAFLQSRLGWGGTIADYGGWLDLGVRMGTGAMLGDTVKSFFKRRRGVAPGGTWIPFDQLDFVVGALLFVWPRAALAWTDVVIVLALSFAGHILVNHIGYWLGVRDAKW
- a CDS encoding tetratricopeptide repeat protein, which codes for MRCRRVAPGLAVLAVLLAGCATAYTEGVAAARQGRYVEASTRFEEALAQRPDRLDALIGLGVARYKLGAYDEAIATLDRARERAPGDAGVRLYLGLAHLRRGDLGPADEHLTAYANAARGRRSAARAEEALRLLRGDPAVTEAMRTFVAASLEDEAELEREAEDARRALERAPTRYPISTTPLCTVRSGRLYCF
- a CDS encoding CDGSH iron-sulfur domain-containing protein, whose translation is MPVKITVRPNGPNVVEGEVEVYDASGKKLDTGGRPTIALCRCGGSSNKPFCDGTHNKIAFKAS